In Pseudomonadota bacterium, a genomic segment contains:
- a CDS encoding LytTR family DNA-binding domain-containing protein, whose translation MALPPTNASAAIRTLIADDEPLARELLGNLVRRDPQLHLVASAASGAETLRAVEQYQPALLLLDVQMPNLDGISVAEQLADRPHGPYVIFVTAHDRFALQAFEVAMRDYLVKPIAKRRFEAAIRRAKQELLGAPPATVSSDEGLRVRSGDLLLSVKPQDLIWVEAANQYVRLHTVGGDSLIVAQSLRRFTAELTDPDFLRIHRSTLINQQHLVAVRSVQGRYRVELRDGSQHDVARNRRALVPALLERARENRPR comes from the coding sequence ATGGCGCTGCCTCCTACGAACGCCTCCGCTGCGATCCGTACGCTGATCGCCGACGACGAACCGCTGGCGCGGGAACTCCTCGGCAACCTCGTGCGCCGCGACCCGCAGCTGCACCTCGTGGCGAGCGCTGCGAGCGGGGCCGAAACCTTGCGCGCCGTGGAGCAGTACCAGCCCGCATTGCTGCTGCTCGACGTGCAGATGCCAAACCTGGACGGCATCTCCGTGGCCGAGCAGCTGGCCGACCGGCCGCACGGCCCCTACGTCATCTTCGTCACCGCGCACGATCGCTTCGCCCTGCAAGCGTTCGAGGTGGCCATGCGCGACTACCTGGTGAAACCGATCGCCAAGCGACGCTTCGAAGCCGCGATCCGACGCGCCAAGCAGGAGCTGCTCGGGGCCCCGCCCGCCACCGTATCGAGCGATGAGGGCCTGCGCGTGCGCAGCGGCGACCTCCTGCTGAGCGTGAAGCCCCAGGACCTCATCTGGGTGGAAGCGGCGAACCAGTACGTCCGCTTGCACACGGTGGGGGGCGACTCGCTGATCGTGGCACAGTCGCTTCGCCGCTTCACGGCCGAACTCACCGATCCCGACTTTCTGCGCATTCACCGATCCACGCTCATCAACCAACAGCACCTGGTCGCCGTGCGCAGCGTGCAGGGGCGCTATCGCGTGGAACTGCGCGACGGTTCCCAGCACGATGTCGCCCGCAACCGGCGAGCCCTCGTACCCGCGCTGCTCGAACGCGCCCGCGAGAACCGGCCGCGATGA
- a CDS encoding histidine kinase — protein MSAVATARLYPRIGWRFVLLSLLGWSLLAAIPTTSAYLGTGARDIAVWWAMFSRIGVYYYLWGAVAPLLYRMTDVLPYRGKALVGTLTVHLLTLIGLSFVLGLIVHHDGWQEWLFGARAAGYHSMSAFTYALIVLCSLTLKFYRLSLLREREASEARILAAELDSKFNLARVDSLRMQLNPHFLFNALNSVGALIDTGKGELAYRAVEQLGDLLRRVLNLAQAAEVTLDEELAFCEDYLALEQVRFGDRLRARWQIEAETDCLVAAFVLQPVIENALRHAVEPSVEPVEVTVRARLAGAQRLVLEVEDDGNAVSLATGGAGVGLRNLRERLALHYGREASVEAQALNPGFRVRLDLPVRRDRPDMQGRGQD, from the coding sequence ATGAGTGCCGTGGCCACGGCGCGCTTGTATCCACGGATCGGCTGGCGCTTCGTGCTGCTCTCCCTGCTCGGGTGGAGCTTGCTGGCGGCGATCCCGACCACCTCGGCCTACCTTGGCACGGGGGCGCGCGACATCGCCGTTTGGTGGGCGATGTTCAGCCGCATCGGCGTGTACTACTACCTCTGGGGTGCGGTCGCGCCCTTGCTCTACCGGATGACCGATGTGCTGCCCTACCGGGGAAAGGCGCTCGTCGGCACGCTCACCGTGCACCTGCTCACCCTGATAGGTCTGAGTTTTGTGCTCGGCCTCATCGTGCATCACGATGGCTGGCAGGAGTGGTTGTTCGGCGCGCGCGCCGCCGGTTACCACTCGATGAGTGCCTTCACTTACGCGCTGATCGTGCTGTGCTCGCTCACGCTGAAGTTCTACCGCCTGAGCCTGCTGCGCGAGCGGGAGGCGAGCGAGGCGCGGATTCTGGCGGCGGAGCTCGACAGCAAGTTCAACCTCGCGCGGGTCGATTCCCTGCGCATGCAGCTCAATCCGCACTTCCTCTTCAACGCGCTCAACAGCGTGGGGGCGTTGATCGATACGGGCAAGGGCGAGCTGGCGTACCGGGCCGTCGAGCAGCTAGGAGATTTGCTACGTCGGGTGCTGAATCTGGCCCAGGCCGCGGAGGTGACCCTGGACGAGGAGTTGGCCTTCTGCGAGGACTACCTGGCCCTCGAGCAGGTGCGCTTCGGTGATCGCCTGCGCGCGCGGTGGCAGATCGAGGCGGAGACCGACTGCCTGGTGGCCGCTTTTGTGCTGCAGCCGGTGATCGAGAATGCGCTGCGCCATGCGGTGGAGCCGTCGGTTGAGCCGGTGGAAGTGACGGTGCGCGCTCGCCTGGCCGGAGCGCAACGCCTGGTGCTCGAGGTGGAAGACGATGGCAATGCGGTGTCGCTGGCCACCGGTGGTGCTGGCGTGGGTCTACGCAACCTACGGGAGCGGTTGGCGTTGCACTACGGTCGCGAGGCCAGCGTCGAGGCGCAGGCGCTGAATCCGGGATTCCGTGTACGTCTGGACTTGCCGGTGCGGCGAGACCGTCCCGACATGCAGGGGCGAGGCCAAGACTAG